Within the Salvia hispanica cultivar TCC Black 2014 chromosome 4, UniMelb_Shisp_WGS_1.0, whole genome shotgun sequence genome, the region AAAACCCCGTACGCGTGTGGGTTATCTTTGAACATACAAATAGTTTGAGTCTCTAGTACTACCTGATAAGGATCCCgaattataattcattttttaaattttaattaccgTACAGTTTTCACATACTAAACAAtcttatttaatagtaatgtctatgaataattgaatataatacATGGAACagtaaataaagataatagtataaaaaatgtatataaattatattgtctaaagaatattaaatagtactactagtatattttttgtaaacatatgaaaattgaaatggaaTAACTTGATGAGAATATATGTAGTACAGTATTGTTTTGGACCATTTTCATTGGTATTGGAAGATCAATTCAATTTGGATGTAGTTTAACTTGCATATTTGAGTTGATTTGATGCAAAATTCGGTATACAAATGAAAGCAtcacaatttatataaattgcGCTTGAATATGatagtagaaaaaaattattgaaaattaaaataattaaacttagatttaaatagaagaaatttataaacaaaagtaTATGAATGTACATAGTACATACAAATAGTAGTGTTTTAGTTGTTAGCATGTTTGTGCGTATCCATTGTTATTAGAGCAACGACGCCTATGTACAtgggaaaatatttaaatcttatatttacattattcaCTGGTGCAAAACGAGCTATAGAATAACTAGACTAGAAAGCTAATCAGAAAAGGTTTAGTTTcctgaaaatgaaatatgttaCTCCATTTAGTATCAACATTGACTTCAAAACATTGAAATCCACTATTAATAACTAGCTACGAAACCCtatgatttcaaattttaaaaaacgtaaatatactatgatatcaaaaataaatttgaaaaggaaataaaagaaatttatcCCTCCGAACGATGTATGATGGCCAAGAGCCATCATATATCACGGcaatttactattttgaaGTTGTTTAACAATTTCACATCAATGAAATATATCTATTTCCTAAATGTTATTGTAAGGTATCTATCTTTTggaaatatctcaaaatctggatatttttcaaaaatcaatccGATTCCATTCACAATTAAGAGTGTTGCGGTTATACGAATTATGTCAGTTTATCATTCAAAATATGGAAATGTGTAATTTATTCCACAACTTGCATTTAATGTTTGTCAAAATGTAAACGTCTATATAAAGTGAGTTACTACGATTTCAATTTCActacaacaacaaataaaaaaaagaaaaaaaaatagtacaacTAACAATTCAAGAATACGATATGGCTTCTCAAAAGTCGGTTTTGTTGCTCACTCTTTTGTTGATTATCGTGCGTTAGCATCTCTTCtctaatatcaaaatttattaacatTGTTTTCCCATTTGGAGTGCATCTATATTACAATTTACAGCGTTTagacttatttatttaatacagtatttttttataaatacagCGAGTTCATCAAGTCTTATTGTAAAGAAGCCTTGCAAATCCTCTAAAGATTGCAGCTATCTATTTATCATTTGCGAAAGGATTATCCCCAAATCGCCTGTTTGAATTAAGAATCGCTGCGAATGCGGCAAACCATTACAAAAAAACTCAATGTAATTAAACTTAACTTTCAATATTTCTTGCATACGTTACAActtgttatttaaattcaatatttttgcaGTTGGTCAGAGATGCAGAAGCATTGAGGAGTGCAAAATAGTATGCCAAGTGTGTGTGAAGAAGTGCGAAAATTTCATATgcatttgtaaaatatattgaGGAGATACAATTGGAATTACAAAAGTTTCTTCTAAAAATAAGgctaataatattgttttgtttttgtgtttcaaATACCTATCAAAGAACGCATTAATTGGAGATTTTGTCtacaaatcaataaatttgtgAACCTTATAGTATGTTGTTGTTGTCGTTACACTTCctatttttgaatatatgtAGCAAACTCCAAATTTCGATACCTTAGAATATTGagaataaaatcaaactatagtccacttttgtaattttagtccacttttgtaattttaatcatcCTACAACCTTTTTATTGAATTCATGGAAATAATATACGGATCGTCGGAGTATGAAGCAATCCAGAACCTCCATTGTCAGACAAGTTTGGCACCAAACTCATTAACTCAATGgttgcaaaaaaattaaaatcaaacccaaaaaatatagtggtttaattcaataaaataatttatcaacACTCTTAGAGGCACTGCCATCTTTCTCTACTGTCAGAACCgttatatatagaagaaaaggAGAGAAGAATATAGCGTGattatgtttgttttctttataagAATGAGATAATCGAAGACcagtatataatttttgtttgaaaaaatttcataaatagtTCGACTCGTGACTTGTGAGATAGTAGAAACTAGAATGTTACACATAAAATCTGAAACTGAAACATAAATCAAGAATttagataaatgaaaatataagtTTATGTAGATGCCATGTAAAACAtcgaaatattttttttttcttacttgaATCACtaatcatataaaatactTCATTACATTTAGTCATTTTTGGTGTTAATTCGTAGACTACAATAGTATTTAAATGCGCTACTATTGCTACTTAGGCTCGCAATAATAATgccaataataaatttagattGGTAATTTTGTGGGcctatatcataaaatatgtgAACTCAATTTGTTTGGACAACCCATTTATGTGACCCAAGAAATGGAAATTTGGACGCCGATACAAATAATTGAATCTGGTGTGGGTGGTGAGAGAATTATAGCATGGGCAGTAAGCATTTAATGTAAATTGCCTTGGTTGCACTATTTCTTCCTCTCATTCATTTCCACAAATTGAGTTAActgtatatttataatttaatgtaaattggTGTGTTGCACTATTTCTTTCTCTCATTAACAAAATAgagtttgattttgatattaaaaCGGTACGAATCTGTTTCCTAATAAGTATATTACTCCTCCTTAATGTGCGACTTTCTTTAGAGTAGATACCATAGTATTAGTacttttgtaataaaaaattgtcagaatatatataaaaacgttggaattcttataaaattatttttaatttggtatggaatatataaaatttaatttaaatggaaCAAGTTAtgtcaaatttaataatttaagatattttagatttgtgataaaaaaaaaaagtctcaTATACCCTTGTCCTCATATATTTGATCAAAAGTACATGACACGTGACGACCTCTCGGCAGCGAGATTAATAATTGTGTTATCCAGATTTAGTTGTTGTTAGCTTCTAATAGCATTTTCActcatttacactaaattcaaactcattttaatgtaaatgtcacatcaaatatgattttactttaataatttaaacttaactcaaacttaaaagaatattctctatattatgcattttttactcacaaaatttgaaaaacttttaggttttaatttagtgtaaacctaaaaatagatattttttttctcaaaaatcaaaaatggGATTGGTTTTTGAGTATTATTAGTGCTAAATACCTATTctattttaggttttagtgtacttttggagatggtctaagggggtagttatttttttaaaacattcaaGTAGTCATATTTATAAGTTTCTATAATATTCGAACTAAAATCAATCATCAAGTCGTAggattaaaatataaaattgttatagtaggagtaattgATTTCCTGATCGAATGTGATAAATCATAGTCGTGATTCTCGCAATATTCCCATGATTGGGGTAGCTTGGCGTATGATGGCGTCTATTTACTGTTATGATGAGgtagattttgtatttttaataaagtaaatttaatattacaatgttatagatttttaaaaagggaaatagtCGTAAAACCACAAACTTTCTCTTAGATTTGGTATTTctcacgaattttaaaaatcgtgGGAAATACTATGAACTTTGGATGATGTGTCGATTTTCCATGAAGTTAATTTTTCAACCAGTTTTAGTTGACGTGGCTTGCTAGACGTCCTACGTGTACCCTAGAAGGTTAgccctaattttgtaaaataagaaaatatcattGCTTCGAACCCTCtgtaaagaagaagaagaagaagaagccttgtaaaatgatgattttaaaaacaatagcGTTAAAAACGATGacgttttcttatttaaaaatggTGCGTTTTGTTCACCTTTCGGGTGTTACACGTAGGATATCTTGCTAACCACGCCAGATAAAATTGGCTGCAAAATTAACATAATAGAAAATCAACACTCTCCATATTTCATGGTATTTCCCACCACTTTTAAAGTTGGTggaaaatactaaattttggAGGAAGTTAATGATTTTGGTGactattttctcattttccaaTATAGAAGTCAAATGTCATTTCactaataactaaaaatactaaaatgtctaaaaaaatatattttatataattctcttcctttgtattattatttcaacatatcatataataaattaaatataattttatgaaaattctaAGAAATCCGAATGCATATAacagaattttataattttggtgcAGTCTTCTTAATACTTATAAGTTTATTGTATACTATAATAAACCACGCTCAGTGTttataatgacaaaataatttaaagattATGACTAACTTGAACAATTTGCATATAATAACTAATAAGGCATGTTGcaatattagtactaataatataaattcattatatttaatgaagtaCATTCAACTTTCTATAATAAAGTGTATAAGATGAATTAAGTTTATTGTTGTTTACTTGTTTTATTgcataattatattctttaatgctttcaaattaattatgcaaTGACTCAAAATTCCTTCTATTATCTCAGGCAATGAATGAGATTTTGTGGTTTTAGACTTTCACTTCAATATTTTCACTTCAAAGTGGCAAAACTAGAATACTCAAAAAGTTCAAAATGCCTTGATCCTTGATCAATtgaggaattttttttttttttttttaaatgtgttgGAAGTTGGAACTATTTATAACAAAGGATCTAGTATCATGTTAGATGTGGTAAATTCGAAAAAAATCCCACTTTTTCACAAGACATCGAAAAGGCCACTTGTACTATTTATAACCCAACTAAacagagaaaagaaaaataaataaataaatcaaaacagcTATATACACAGAGTCAGAAATCAAAATCTAAGGAATTAatcatactactattactaGGAAAAAACATGAGTAAATCAATCATTGTTAGTCATTAGAGACTGATTACATGAGCGAATCatcctaaaaagaaaataaaaattaaaacctaaaattttTCCCTCAAACTAACACTTGGTTAAGTTAGGAGtctccaattttctttttcttttctttttttcagaaaatcaGGGTACAATCGCAGAGGGCGGAGGTACCACTCCACTAAGCGTAGACAGATGATCCACAGGAGAGCGCCATCAACAGTATCGCCGCTCGCTCTTCCTCTCTCAACTTGCTCATCAACTTCCCCGATCTCTGAAACACAATCTCGCTCTTGAATCGCATTTTCAAAATCTCTCTAACCTCGTTGCTCCGCACAACGCTcgttctcttcttcttcttgtttggCTTCCCTGTTTCCAATCCTAAGAGTTGCCTTCTCTTCTTGTTGTATTTTATCCCGCAGGCATTGCATAGAGACTGCAAAACAAACACGCGTTAGCACGAAAATTcgcaaaatcaaatcaaattgaacaaaatttgtaaaaatgttATCATAAATTACCTTCGGTCCGGCTGGACCGCCGCGCCAAAGCGGAGTTCTAGTAGTGTGACAGCCGCTGCAGCTCTTTAATGGAGAAATGCTGCCATTTTTATCCCCAAAATCTGATTTCTGAAACAAATGAGAGAGATGTAAAATAGTTGCTGGTGATTGATAAACCGAGAAAATACTTGATCGATAGGCTTCTCACCTTATCTACTTTCAGATCCATGTGATTGGAGCGTAGATTGATGAAAATTAGAGGAATGATTTGAGAGGGATGATGAGAAGTTTAATTTATCCAGAAAATGGCATGATCATTAgatggaagaaaaaagaaactaaaaaagaaatgtttgtGAAAATAAATCAGAAATTGAAGGGGATTAGATTTTTGGCGAGGGTTTAGGGAGTGAATGGGCcgagtgtgtgtagtgtgtgtgtttcTGTGGGCTGAGCTAATCGTTTTATATATCCGTTCACAGAAAATGGAGGAATGCCAGCGAAACGCGAAACCCTAGCTATTCTGATTGACGATAATGCCCCTCGTAATTTCAAAATTCGAAATGCATACGAGTAATCTTGGCCGTTGATTTCGCTGTTCCCTCATGATCGTGATTCTGCCGTGAGAGAAAGtcatttgttatttattggTGATTACTGATTATATTTGACTACTAGTATTTGGtttcttaattattaattttatttatttatttaactatatagagtgtgtgtgtgtgttgatttttcattatatattgtAGTAATTGTGGCACGAGGTAAAAGTCGTAACAGAGGGAGTGTACTATATAactaatgattttttttattattttaacaagtaaGGTCAAATAGGCATAGCCGGTTTGGGTAGTGaaataatgattttatgattgaatattgattaattgaaatctattaaaacattataataATGCTTGTATTCATGCATTTATGTGTGGTTATTTGTTATCGTTATACATTCCTATTGTGAACGGACGTCACGTTATTTGGCCATTTCTTTATGGATATTAAATTCTATAAACCCTTTTAATATTCCCTTtaccttaaaaaaaatagactaataatatatactccctcagttttagatagtttgtctcacttcctttttcgcactcgttttgcaaaacaataaaataaataagtaaagttgagagaaagtaaaataacgTAGGTAAGACTATTCTCTATAGTATTCCCTCTTTTAcgttactttactttttctccactttaatttaCTACTCTCTAcatccgcgaataggagtctcggttggccattttcatccgtccgccattaggagtcccgattagacattttatcttgggagtataaaaaatgactcattgttcccttaatttagaagctgcaattaatttaaattaaaaaaaaactttgattgcaatttctcactctctcttaatattagatttcattattccaaagaataaaacaaataataatataaatgagtCTCAAATTCCACTGTCACacaattcaattattaaactcaaacttttcttaaaacccgcacccaactcaactgggactcctattcgcggacggagggagtactatttttacaaaacgaatACAAAAAAGGAAGTGGGATAAACTTTCTaaaacgaagggagtagtaatttcatacattattaaaaaaaagataaaataaaaaagtgattatagtatttttaatggagggagtatttattcgtttcataaaaaatagccctattttttgtatttgtccatcaaaattaatctaattttaatttatgaaaacttcttctctctcatattttatcaattatatatatagtattaaaatacaCCTCATTTACAAATAAGAGTATAAGACTACTTTTGTGAATGGAtacaataaagaaaagaaatgtaaTATCGACTGGACTTCAACTTCGAACTcataaaataagttattttgaagattattttaagaagtagtagtagtaatttgcAACTCAACACTaagccttttttttaatattttttttttttttcaaaatgagtgcgaaaaaaaaagtgaagacAAACTATCTGAAACAGAGGGAGTCTCAACACTACCTATGAGATACTGACTGAAGTTAATCATTTATGGATCTATGGAGTAAGTAAGTATATAACACATGAGAGGTAACCCGAAAAAACCAACACAAATGGCTTAAtcaattatagtagtaatgttttggttaaaattaaaattcaagaatCCAAAATCGTAGAAAAAAGTAGTGATACGAGATCAAATAAGTAGATATAGGACAAAACGAAGAATggtacaaataataatatctgtGCTGATGATGTTATGATGCAGAAGCatctaaatatatgaatatgcTGCAGGTGCTTGTACTTTTAAAAAcgaatattagtagtaattccTTCTTGTTTTGGATTCTATATCATTTGTTTGAATACTACtctattctaattttaaaaaaaatattatatatgtgtcCTTGTAAGACAGcatgaaaacaaaaacttgAAGTGAAAACTCaaattcaacatttttttagCATATGTCCAAGAGACTAGACTGGACAGATAAggaagtactactatttttttttatattttaatatcaacttttgtactaaaattaattaatttgtaatgtTAAGATCCAAAGAGTTAAACATTCACAAAATAAGGATCacaagttcaaaataaaaaatgaactttAACCTAGAATTAGTAAACAATGTGTATTAGTAATTGGATAAAGAGGGGAGTATAATACTAATGTCTAAGactaaaattactattttctGCGCCCatcaaaaataattctaagaatgaataataaattagtaaagtaaaaaagaggccgagaaaaaaatgaataaaggagagagagcttaaaaaaaatgtatgtgggtaaaattgagagagaaaatttatttttcgatAGGACTAGTTTTTATGGTCATCCTAATGTAgggagtatcaaattaaactattacTGGAGTATCTTACTAGGAGtaccttttaaattttaatatcgTCCAAATTATCAGAATTTAGAATAATTAAACTGATTTGACAGTGACTGAATAATTCGAGACCACCTGGTGTCTAACCTGTGTTactgaaaaaatattgtactcGTACATAGtacggagtattattttaaattagaacTAGTATCTTAAAAGGTACACTTACACAAGTTACAGTAGCCATGCTATCTGCTGCTGTGTAGCTTCTACTTTGAAGACGAAATACAGATACATATACTTAGTTGTCATTTTTTGGCCTAAAAGTATCTGGATTGGTTAAATACGTATACTTAGTTGACCCAACCCAATTATTTCATgacccaaagaatatgcacaaCCAATAAACGGGGAAgcatatacaaatacaaatacaaatctCAATTTCAACTGTATTTACTCTGGCGGTCATGGAAAAtgttttccaaaaaatttacTCCTACTACATAAGATTCATCCTACCtttgcagaaaaaaaaatggtaagaTTACAAAAAAACAGGACTCTATTTTGCAAATATGGTTCTCCGCAGACGAAAACTTGTGAGATACACCTCCAGACAACCCCTTTCTGGTATCCTGTATCCGACCTCGTCTCTCATCCACATCTGGGATTACCATATGCTAAAAACACAACAGCCGACCAGACTCCAGACAAAACTCGACCAGCCAGAGAGATCCACATCTGTAAATTTCAAC harbors:
- the LOC125223877 gene encoding GATA transcription factor 15-like, which encodes MDLKVDKKSDFGDKNGSISPLKSCSGCHTTRTPLWRGGPAGPKSLCNACGIKYNKKRRQLLGLETGKPNKKKKRTSVVRSNEVREILKMRFKSEIVFQRSGKLMSKLREEERAAILLMALSCGSSVYA